A genomic region of Leptolyngbya sp. FACHB-261 contains the following coding sequences:
- a CDS encoding nitrilase-related carbon-nitrogen hydrolase produces MQKTKNILASPLVKAAAVQISPVLYSRQGTVEKVVKKIRELGQQGVQFATFPETIIPYYPYFSYVLAPFALAKEHLRLLEESVTVPSAETQAIAEAAKQANMVVSIGVNERDGGSIYNTQLLFDADGTLIQRRRKTTPTYNERILWGQGDGSGLRAIDSAVGRIGQLACWEHNNPLARYALIADGEQIHSAMYPGSFAGPLFAEQAEINVRQHAIESGCFVVCATAWLDADQQAQIMKDTGCAIGPISGGCFTAIVSPDGQIIGEPLKVGEGEVIAELDFGQIDARKRLMDARGHYSRPELLSLLIDRTPASPIHERTAHPKADALRAAVAEERAVEVL; encoded by the coding sequence ATGCAAAAGACTAAAAATATCCTTGCCAGTCCGCTCGTTAAAGCCGCCGCCGTGCAGATCAGCCCCGTGCTGTATAGCCGGCAGGGTACCGTCGAGAAGGTCGTCAAGAAGATCCGTGAGCTGGGCCAACAAGGCGTCCAGTTCGCGACCTTCCCTGAGACCATCATTCCCTATTACCCCTACTTCTCCTATGTGCTAGCCCCGTTCGCGTTGGCCAAGGAACATCTGCGGTTGCTTGAAGAGTCGGTTACGGTGCCGTCCGCCGAGACCCAAGCAATTGCCGAAGCCGCCAAGCAAGCAAACATGGTCGTTTCGATCGGCGTCAATGAGCGCGACGGCGGCTCGATCTACAATACGCAGCTTCTGTTCGACGCAGACGGGACGCTGATCCAGCGCCGCCGCAAGACCACGCCTACTTATAACGAGCGCATACTCTGGGGCCAGGGTGACGGCTCGGGCCTACGTGCCATCGACAGCGCCGTTGGGCGCATCGGACAACTTGCTTGCTGGGAGCATAACAATCCTTTGGCCCGGTATGCGCTGATTGCCGATGGTGAGCAGATCCACTCGGCGATGTATCCAGGCTCGTTTGCTGGCCCGTTGTTCGCAGAGCAAGCGGAAATTAACGTCCGCCAGCATGCCATTGAATCTGGCTGCTTTGTCGTCTGTGCGACGGCGTGGCTGGATGCCGATCAGCAGGCTCAGATCATGAAAGACACGGGTTGTGCGATCGGGCCGATTTCGGGGGGCTGCTTCACCGCCATCGTGAGTCCCGACGGCCAGATCATTGGCGAGCCGCTCAAAGTGGGCGAAGGCGAAGTGATTGCCGAGCTTGACTTTGGCCAGATCGACGCGCGCAAGCGGCTCATGGACGCACGCGGTCATTACAGCCGCCCCGAACTGCTCAGCTTGCTGATCGACCGGACGCCCGCGTCGCCCATCCATGAACGCACCGCACACCCGAAAGCTGATGCCTTGCGCGCGGCTGTCGCAGAGGAGAGGGCCGTCGAGGTCCTATAG
- a CDS encoding VOC family protein translates to MKLIVGSKLTNLTENKMSSNPVNSPNMKLEVVVFTVSDVERTKAFYENLGWRLDIDIAAGGYRNVHVTPPNSDASIIFGKGVTPNDPGPVQNLVLAVDDLDAARQDLIARGVNVSEVFHYAGGPFNNAVENPRVSGRDPQGRSYFSFASFEDPDGNLWLLQEITTRLPGRLWDSQQTQNIDVATLAALLRETAEHHDPYEKTHAEHNWWDWYAPYLSERQKGSSPEEAAAAADRYMEVFSALPEAAARVATPA, encoded by the coding sequence ATGAAGTTAATCGTGGGCAGCAAGCTCACCAATCTAACGGAGAACAAGATGAGCAGCAATCCCGTAAACAGTCCAAACATGAAACTCGAAGTCGTAGTGTTCACCGTTTCCGACGTGGAGCGCACCAAGGCATTCTACGAGAATCTCGGTTGGCGACTCGACATCGACATCGCGGCGGGCGGCTACCGCAACGTGCATGTGACGCCGCCCAACTCGGACGCCTCAATCATCTTCGGCAAGGGAGTTACTCCTAATGATCCTGGCCCAGTGCAAAACCTAGTCCTCGCTGTAGACGACCTCGATGCCGCCCGCCAAGACTTGATTGCCCGTGGTGTCAACGTCAGCGAGGTTTTCCACTACGCTGGCGGCCCCTTCAACAACGCCGTGGAGAACCCACGCGTCAGCGGGCGCGACCCGCAAGGCCGTTCCTACTTCTCCTTTGCCTCGTTTGAGGACCCGGACGGGAACCTCTGGTTGCTGCAGGAGATCACAACGCGGCTGCCTGGTCGTCTGTGGGACTCTCAGCAAACACAAAACATAGACGTTGCAACCCTTGCGGCCCTTCTGCGCGAGACAGCAGAGCACCACGACCCCTACGAGAAGACGCACGCCGAGCACAACTGGTGGGACTGGTACGCGCCCTATCTGAGTGAGCGTCAGAAGGGCAGCAGTCCGGAGGAGGCCGCCGCCGCCGCTGACCGTTACATGGAAGTTTTTTCTGCTCTTCCAGAGGCTGCGGCCAGAGTTGCCACACCCGCCTAA
- a CDS encoding oxidoreductase: MKTQKVWFITGASRGFGLEIARAALAEGDQVVATVRSQPEQLATTLHNHPDLYVVQMDVTQEDQVQAAVKQGIARFGRIDVLVNNAGFGMIAAIEEATDAEVRKQYDTNVFGLLNVTRAVLPYLRQQKSGRVINISSLFGYDVVPGWGLYGSTKFAVEGLSKGLAVELAPLGIQVTTVAPGLFTTDFLSTESYAAAKTIIDDYQATVGRMRIGADALHGNQPGDPKKFAQVILQLANTERPPLHLPVGKDAVSMYQNNAAKMAQEIEAWLPVATSTDHNQRVMASNIA, from the coding sequence ATGAAAACGCAGAAAGTATGGTTCATTACCGGAGCTTCCAGAGGCTTTGGGTTAGAAATTGCCAGAGCCGCCCTAGCAGAGGGCGACCAAGTAGTGGCGACGGTTCGCAGTCAGCCCGAACAACTCGCCACTACCCTGCACAACCACCCAGATCTGTACGTTGTGCAGATGGATGTCACCCAGGAAGACCAAGTACAAGCGGCAGTCAAGCAAGGCATTGCCCGTTTCGGTCGAATTGATGTCTTAGTCAATAATGCTGGGTTTGGCATGATTGCTGCGATTGAAGAAGCCACGGATGCCGAAGTTCGCAAACAATATGACACCAACGTGTTTGGGTTACTGAACGTGACTCGTGCCGTGTTGCCTTACCTACGCCAGCAAAAGTCCGGGCGGGTGATTAATATCTCGTCTTTGTTTGGCTACGATGTGGTTCCAGGCTGGGGATTGTATGGATCCACTAAGTTTGCAGTCGAGGGTCTCTCGAAAGGGTTAGCAGTCGAACTGGCCCCGCTCGGCATTCAGGTTACGACGGTAGCCCCCGGTCTTTTTACGACCGACTTCCTGAGCACTGAATCCTATGCTGCCGCTAAAACTATCATCGACGATTACCAGGCAACGGTAGGACGGATGCGGATCGGGGCCGATGCACTACATGGCAACCAGCCCGGTGATCCGAAAAAGTTTGCCCAGGTGATCCTTCAACTTGCCAATACAGAACGTCCGCCGCTGCATTTGCCTGTCGGCAAAGACGCAGTCTCGATGTACCAGAACAACGCCGCGAAAATGGCCCAAGAAATCGAAGCATGGCTGCCAGTTGCTACCAGCACTGACCACAACCAGCGTGTAATGGCTTCGAATATAGCCTGA
- a CDS encoding VOC family protein: MKLEVVVLPVSDVDRAKDFYKTLGWRLDADFVTSEDFRVVQLTPPGSEASIIFGKGISLAVPGSVQGLYLIVYDIEAARAELVERGVEVSEVFHDIGGIFHHAGTEGRVSGPDPKRRDYASFASFSDPDGNGWVLQEVKTRAPGR, encoded by the coding sequence ATGAAACTCGAGGTTGTGGTCTTGCCCGTCTCCGATGTCGATCGGGCTAAGGACTTCTATAAAACGTTGGGATGGCGGCTAGATGCCGACTTTGTCACTAGTGAGGACTTCCGGGTGGTGCAGTTAACTCCTCCTGGATCGGAAGCCTCGATCATCTTTGGCAAAGGAATTTCGTTAGCTGTGCCGGGTTCAGTTCAAGGTCTGTACCTGATCGTTTACGACATTGAAGCCGCCCGTGCCGAACTCGTTGAGCGGGGCGTCGAAGTGAGTGAAGTGTTCCACGACATCGGCGGGATCTTCCACCACGCCGGAACCGAGGGACGGGTATCGGGTCCCGATCCGAAACGCCGTGACTATGCTTCCTTTGCCTCATTTAGTGATCCAGACGGCAATGGTTGGGTGCTCCAAGAAGTAAAAACTCGCGCCCCCGGACGATAA
- a CDS encoding NB-ARC domain-containing protein, translating into MSSRAGQGRSTAGRGRGFILSPQGWQRFQTAKQQAEADETWGKHFTQEELSERTGLSLNTLSRIFKRELRVDRQSLEYLFRAFGLELTKTDLTSPAASEETESRWSNPQQDWDTAVDASAFYGREAELRQLWQWVVADRCRIVGLLGIGGIGKSTIAVKAALGMQAEFEVVVWRSLANAPPLAELLSSLLKFLMPLYGEDPLIPTTLDQQISKLMQYLRGRRCLLILDNTETILRREPVGQWRAGYEGYGQLLRAIGETSHLSCLLLTSREKPREIALLEGAQELVRALSLSGLTPDDGRTIFQQKGAFAGSEAEWETLIHHYGGNPLALKLAAAAIQDLFNGSITEVLPYLSQGLAVFEDIRDLLDRQFARLSEAEQRTLSWFAIHREPVSIADIRENVVDHAAQQSVPNLINSLLRRSLIEKTEGLFFLQPVVMEYVTERFVQQICIEFETQQLNLWQTHPLLRVQAKDYIREIQTRLIMQPVMEQLLSCFGSVKAIEAQAKHLLKQQGKKPGYVAGNLINLLVQLQVDLRGSDFSGLVVQQADLRQVDLAGVNFQNATFAKSSFSETLSIAMSIDLSPDTQLMAVGDSIGNIYLWNITTTQLLATFEGHIGWVWSVAFSPDGRTLASSSSDSSARLWDVQSGRCLQVLTEHTGGVRSVGFSPDGQQLATGSEDKTVRVWNLQGQCLRVLEGHTQSVYSVHFAPNQQTLASSSNDATIRIWDVSNGNCLSVSQGHTSGVQCVRYSPDGQLLASGCRDGSIRLWSGALSHDRQPKTSFINSSAKLLQGHTDWVWNIAFSPDGHWLVSASLDGTLRVWDIQEGQPIYVLEGHTHDVFGLAISADGQLLVSTGEDQTVRLWHLQSGKNLKMLRGYTGGIHSLSLSSDDQILASSGQSEMIQLWHLQPDGNLSSYHPYKTFPSPTRRTASFSNVSFSPDGQTLAINRHDESIALLNIQTEHFDRWTAHNAAVWRALFSPTGQILASSSYDCTVCLWDAQTHSCLHVLSGHQNGIAAIAFDNSGQWLASGSFDLTIRLWDVQTGECLRISQGHMGTIFALEFDSSSHRLASGSQDQTVRLWDRQTGECLKVFQGHTGAVWTVAISPNGRFLASGGDDQTIRVWDLQTGHCLHILDEHSAWVRSVIFSSNSQILFSGSDDRTIKLWDVQTGRCIETLTVDRLYEGMNIQGAIGLTAAQKSTLKALGAIEH; encoded by the coding sequence TTGTCATCAAGAGCTGGACAGGGTCGCTCCACTGCTGGGCGAGGGCGAGGATTTATCCTATCGCCTCAGGGATGGCAAAGATTCCAGACGGCAAAACAGCAGGCAGAAGCAGACGAAACCTGGGGCAAGCACTTCACCCAGGAAGAGCTGAGCGAGCGCACCGGTCTCTCCCTCAATACTCTCAGTCGTATCTTCAAGCGCGAACTGAGAGTTGATCGTCAGTCCCTGGAGTACCTCTTCCGGGCCTTTGGGCTGGAGTTGACCAAGACAGACCTCACCTCCCCTGCCGCATCTGAAGAGACAGAAAGCCGCTGGAGCAATCCCCAACAGGACTGGGACACGGCGGTGGATGCCTCAGCATTTTATGGACGTGAGGCAGAACTGAGGCAACTGTGGCAGTGGGTTGTCGCTGATCGCTGCCGCATCGTCGGGTTGTTGGGCATTGGTGGCATTGGCAAAAGTACAATCGCCGTCAAAGCTGCGCTTGGCATGCAAGCAGAGTTTGAGGTCGTCGTGTGGCGCTCCCTGGCTAATGCGCCACCACTGGCTGAACTCCTGTCGAGCCTGCTGAAGTTTCTCATGCCGCTCTACGGGGAAGATCCGCTCATTCCCACCACGTTGGATCAGCAGATCTCCAAACTGATGCAGTATCTGCGAGGGCGTCGGTGTTTGTTAATTCTGGATAATACTGAAACCATCTTGCGACGTGAGCCAGTGGGACAATGGCGAGCGGGCTACGAAGGTTACGGGCAGTTGCTCAGAGCCATTGGTGAAACATCTCACCTCAGTTGTTTGTTGCTCACTAGTCGAGAAAAGCCACGCGAAATAGCGCTGCTGGAAGGTGCACAGGAGCTAGTGCGAGCGCTGAGCTTGAGCGGACTGACACCTGATGATGGACGCACCATCTTTCAACAAAAAGGAGCATTTGCAGGTTCAGAAGCCGAATGGGAGACTTTGATCCACCACTACGGTGGCAATCCTCTGGCCTTGAAACTGGCGGCAGCCGCAATTCAGGATTTGTTTAACGGCAGCATTACCGAGGTATTGCCCTATCTCAGTCAGGGATTGGCTGTTTTTGAAGACATCCGCGATTTGCTAGACCGTCAGTTCGCTCGCCTCTCTGAAGCTGAGCAGAGAACACTGTCCTGGTTTGCAATTCATCGGGAGCCAGTCTCGATCGCAGATATTCGAGAGAATGTGGTTGATCATGCTGCTCAACAAAGTGTACCTAATTTAATTAATTCTCTGCTCCGGCGATCGCTAATCGAAAAAACAGAGGGGTTATTCTTCTTGCAACCTGTGGTGATGGAATACGTCACCGAGCGGTTTGTACAGCAGATTTGCATCGAATTTGAGACGCAGCAGCTTAACCTTTGGCAAACGCATCCCTTATTGCGAGTACAAGCAAAAGACTACATTCGAGAGATTCAGACGCGCCTAATTATGCAGCCTGTGATGGAACAGTTGCTGTCTTGTTTTGGCAGTGTGAAAGCGATCGAGGCACAAGCAAAGCACCTATTAAAGCAACAGGGAAAGAAACCAGGATACGTGGCAGGCAACCTGATTAACCTGCTGGTGCAGCTTCAAGTGGACTTACGCGGCTCAGATTTTTCGGGTCTCGTAGTGCAGCAAGCCGACCTGAGACAGGTCGATTTAGCTGGGGTCAATTTTCAAAATGCCACTTTTGCCAAGTCCAGCTTTTCAGAAACACTCAGTATTGCCATGTCGATCGATCTGAGCCCAGACACTCAGCTGATGGCAGTGGGTGATTCCATTGGCAACATCTATCTCTGGAACATCACTACAACCCAACTCTTAGCTACCTTTGAAGGTCATATCGGCTGGGTTTGGTCAGTTGCCTTTAGTCCCGATGGCAGAACGTTAGCCAGCAGCAGTAGCGATAGTTCTGCGCGTTTGTGGGATGTCCAGAGTGGGCGATGCTTGCAGGTGCTTACAGAACATACTGGTGGCGTTCGATCAGTGGGTTTTAGTCCCGATGGTCAGCAGTTAGCAACTGGCAGTGAAGATAAAACGGTGCGTGTTTGGAATTTGCAAGGGCAGTGTCTGCGTGTTTTGGAAGGACACACCCAGAGCGTTTATTCTGTCCACTTCGCGCCGAATCAGCAAACTCTAGCCAGTAGCAGTAATGATGCAACCATTCGAATCTGGGATGTAAGCAATGGGAACTGCTTAAGTGTCTCACAAGGGCATACCAGTGGAGTTCAGTGTGTGCGCTACAGCCCTGATGGTCAACTGCTCGCTAGCGGCTGTCGGGATGGATCGATTCGACTGTGGAGCGGTGCTCTCTCTCACGATCGGCAGCCAAAAACCAGCTTCATAAATTCCAGTGCCAAGCTGTTGCAAGGACACACCGACTGGGTTTGGAACATTGCCTTTAGCCCGGATGGTCATTGGTTAGTCAGTGCCAGCCTCGACGGTACGCTACGCGTTTGGGATATTCAAGAAGGGCAACCCATCTATGTCCTTGAGGGTCATACCCACGATGTTTTTGGGCTTGCCATCAGTGCTGATGGTCAATTGTTGGTCAGTACAGGAGAAGACCAGACAGTGCGGCTATGGCATTTACAGAGCGGAAAAAACCTGAAAATGTTGCGTGGATATACGGGTGGGATTCACTCCCTGAGCCTCAGTTCAGATGACCAAATCCTTGCCAGTAGTGGTCAGAGTGAAATGATTCAGTTATGGCATTTGCAACCAGATGGCAATTTGTCATCGTATCACCCCTACAAAACGTTTCCCAGCCCAACCCGTCGGACTGCATCATTCAGCAATGTCAGTTTTAGTCCCGATGGTCAAACGCTGGCGATCAATCGACATGATGAGTCGATCGCTCTATTGAATATTCAAACTGAGCACTTCGATCGATGGACAGCGCACAACGCGGCTGTGTGGAGAGCGTTGTTCAGTCCAACGGGACAAATTTTGGCAAGCAGTAGTTATGATTGCACTGTGTGTCTGTGGGACGCACAGACGCATTCCTGTTTGCATGTGTTAAGCGGACACCAAAACGGTATTGCTGCGATTGCCTTCGACAACAGCGGTCAATGGCTGGCAAGTGGCAGTTTTGATCTCACCATTCGTCTCTGGGATGTGCAAACTGGAGAATGTTTGAGGATATCGCAGGGACATATGGGCACAATTTTTGCACTGGAATTCGATTCCAGCAGTCATCGGCTAGCAAGCGGCAGTCAGGACCAAACAGTTCGATTATGGGATAGGCAAACTGGAGAATGTCTGAAGGTTTTTCAGGGGCATACAGGAGCTGTCTGGACGGTTGCCATCAGTCCCAACGGTCG